The proteins below are encoded in one region of Acidimicrobiales bacterium:
- a CDS encoding cupin domain-containing protein gives MDVRSIEDVEPKVEHNGTVPVWWLVKAGEMKQITDGGFLELANEFEVAGGGYVDPHSHPTHEFYYVTSGRGIMTIDGEDRPIVQGDLVYIPPDKVHSLRPVSDHAPIHCFCFAIGVKGAGAIDYTNH, from the coding sequence ATGGACGTTCGGAGCATCGAGGACGTCGAGCCCAAGGTGGAGCACAACGGCACCGTCCCCGTGTGGTGGTTGGTCAAGGCGGGCGAGATGAAGCAGATCACCGACGGGGGCTTCCTCGAGCTCGCCAACGAGTTCGAGGTCGCCGGCGGCGGTTACGTGGACCCGCACTCGCACCCGACCCACGAGTTCTATTACGTCACCTCCGGTCGGGGCATCATGACCATCGACGGCGAGGACCGCCCCATCGTGCAGGGGGACCTGGTGTACATCCCACCCGACAAGGTGCACAGCCTGCGTCCCGTGAGCGACCACGCCCCCATCCACTGTTTCTGCTTCGCGATCGGCGTCAAGGGCGCCGGCGCGATCGACTACACGAACCACTGA
- a CDS encoding ureidoglycolate lyase — protein MAEGTRRVDAEGVTGETWAPFGWIPLPDTDPDDGAHRLEFEWGDPHVNVISHAPDEVVREGDGLVCDRMYRHDTHTQVLMTLNGPSVIAVAPADTDLSTPAGLAAVRAFRLETQDAVVLHRGTWHWGPFPLGADPVLLFNVQGLGYVRDNASADLGGLGEKLLVVAGD, from the coding sequence ATGGCCGAGGGCACGAGGCGCGTCGACGCCGAGGGCGTCACCGGGGAGACGTGGGCGCCGTTCGGCTGGATACCCCTCCCCGACACCGACCCGGACGACGGGGCCCACCGCCTGGAATTCGAGTGGGGTGATCCCCACGTCAACGTGATCAGCCACGCCCCGGACGAGGTGGTGCGGGAGGGGGACGGGCTCGTCTGTGACCGGATGTACCGCCACGACACCCACACCCAGGTGTTGATGACGCTGAACGGCCCGTCGGTGATCGCCGTGGCCCCGGCCGACACCGACCTGTCCACCCCTGCCGGCCTCGCCGCGGTGCGGGCCTTCCGGCTGGAGACCCAGGATGCGGTGGTCCTGCACCGCGGCACCTGGCACTGGGGCCCCTTCCCCCTGGGAGCCGACCCGGTCCTCCTGTTCAACGTCCAAGGGCTCGGCTACGTCCGCGACAACGCGTCGGCCGACCTCGGCGGTCTCGGCGAGAAGCTCCTCGTCGTGGCGGGGGACTGA
- a CDS encoding GH116 family glycosyl hydrolase encodes MRISRRRLLAAAPLAAAAVGLASCGGAGDDEDHPLGLLSHGPQLWDIPDAAWRRSLGSHPPGATGSFSPIGTSARPVSRTKRGIPVGGIGTGAFMVNLSGSFGPWHLDIGGDDSVGSHWGSPVNSGFEQRFLAEAAFHVRLSTGPSPTVVALATEDLLPAWQLLEPGAGLYAALFPKAWFVYDDLPLPVALKQLTPFVARDERRSSLPGGLFQLAVANPTNAPVDVACMLSFPNAPYRMPTTEYEYTRKGLRSAAVRAPGIAGVRLQAQHPENVAETQRTEWVIAAKGPRGSSLTTTEDWATDGDGSDLLAAFNAGSLPDRPLDPRGLGLGGAVCVSFSLAPGERRAATFALTWDFPVVQFRNPIDGTKWWKRYTEWYRGPYRGWAIARDLLDGASRLERGIDAWWSPVAQDPTYPLWLRSAALNELYYDVFGGVFWENGCISKPKRAGARPGQHLYFALETDVFRDCESMDVRHYETRHLLQLFPTIERDVLLGWADLVAADPKGRTPHDAGSPVDDPWFVVNQYSATRPGESPVGIDWLDLPAKFVQQAHAYWTYTDDDTFAADVYPSLRRAMAHLMARDHDGDGIPDALGLCTTYDAIDMVGAAIYVAALTIGACEAMADFALVLDSSAVQEQWADAAAKARASAEASLWVDAEGYYKLDTDGPYSTALLADALCGQRYAAGDGLADVLDTQRMASHLWRVYQRNVLGVSNGQFGAVNAVDTSGEPVATAQGEAVWPGGTYYTASLMHTIGTAAGRDDLVAAALTTGYGVYRTTYADDRTAFWFDTPALWLPGEAPGDPIRYRGAQYQRSRAAWELLVAIKDPFPPGWSPSA; translated from the coding sequence GTGAGGATCTCCCGGCGGCGACTGCTCGCCGCCGCCCCGCTGGCGGCGGCGGCGGTCGGGCTCGCCTCGTGCGGTGGCGCCGGGGACGACGAAGACCACCCGCTCGGGCTCCTCTCCCACGGGCCCCAGCTGTGGGACATCCCCGATGCCGCCTGGCGCCGGTCCCTGGGCAGCCATCCGCCCGGGGCGACCGGGTCGTTCTCGCCCATCGGGACGTCGGCGCGGCCCGTCAGCCGGACCAAGCGGGGGATCCCCGTCGGCGGCATCGGGACGGGGGCCTTCATGGTGAACCTGTCAGGGTCGTTCGGGCCCTGGCACCTCGACATCGGCGGTGACGACTCGGTGGGCTCCCACTGGGGTTCCCCGGTGAACAGCGGGTTCGAACAACGGTTCCTGGCCGAGGCGGCCTTCCACGTCCGCCTGTCCACGGGCCCGTCGCCCACCGTCGTGGCTCTCGCCACGGAGGACCTCCTCCCGGCCTGGCAACTGCTCGAGCCGGGCGCCGGGCTCTACGCCGCGCTCTTCCCCAAGGCCTGGTTCGTCTACGACGACCTGCCCCTCCCGGTGGCCCTCAAGCAGTTGACCCCGTTCGTGGCGCGCGACGAGCGCCGGTCGTCGTTGCCGGGGGGGCTGTTCCAATTGGCGGTCGCCAATCCGACCAACGCGCCGGTCGACGTGGCCTGCATGCTCAGCTTCCCGAACGCGCCGTACCGCATGCCCACGACCGAGTACGAGTACACGCGCAAGGGACTGCGTTCCGCAGCGGTGCGGGCACCGGGCATCGCCGGCGTCCGCCTGCAGGCCCAGCACCCCGAGAACGTGGCCGAGACGCAGCGCACCGAGTGGGTGATCGCCGCCAAGGGACCGCGAGGGTCGTCGCTCACCACGACCGAGGACTGGGCGACCGACGGCGACGGGTCGGACCTGCTGGCCGCGTTCAACGCAGGCTCGCTCCCCGACCGGCCGCTCGATCCACGAGGGTTGGGCCTCGGCGGCGCGGTCTGCGTGTCGTTCTCGTTGGCACCCGGCGAGCGCCGGGCAGCCACGTTCGCGCTGACATGGGACTTCCCCGTGGTGCAATTCCGCAACCCCATCGACGGGACCAAATGGTGGAAGCGCTATACCGAGTGGTACCGGGGGCCGTACCGGGGATGGGCGATCGCACGCGACCTCCTCGACGGCGCATCGCGGCTCGAGCGTGGCATCGACGCGTGGTGGTCCCCGGTCGCGCAGGACCCGACGTATCCCCTCTGGCTCCGCAGCGCGGCGCTCAACGAGCTCTACTACGACGTGTTCGGCGGGGTCTTCTGGGAGAACGGCTGCATCTCGAAGCCCAAACGCGCCGGGGCCCGCCCGGGCCAGCACCTCTATTTCGCCCTTGAGACCGACGTCTTCCGGGACTGCGAGTCGATGGACGTGCGCCACTACGAGACCCGTCACCTGCTCCAGCTGTTCCCGACGATCGAGCGCGACGTGCTGCTCGGGTGGGCGGACCTCGTCGCCGCCGACCCCAAGGGCCGGACGCCGCACGACGCCGGCAGCCCCGTGGACGACCCGTGGTTCGTCGTCAACCAGTACTCGGCCACGCGGCCGGGGGAGTCGCCGGTCGGCATCGACTGGCTCGACCTCCCGGCGAAGTTCGTCCAGCAGGCCCACGCCTACTGGACCTACACCGACGACGACACGTTCGCGGCGGACGTCTACCCGTCGTTGCGCCGGGCCATGGCCCACCTGATGGCGCGGGACCACGACGGCGACGGGATACCCGACGCCCTCGGCCTGTGCACGACCTACGACGCCATCGACATGGTGGGGGCGGCCATCTACGTCGCCGCCCTCACCATCGGCGCCTGTGAGGCCATGGCCGACTTCGCCCTCGTGCTGGACTCGTCTGCGGTGCAGGAGCAGTGGGCCGACGCCGCCGCCAAGGCGAGGGCGTCGGCGGAGGCCTCGCTGTGGGTCGACGCGGAGGGCTATTACAAGCTCGACACGGACGGGCCCTACAGCACCGCCTTGCTGGCGGACGCGCTGTGCGGCCAGCGCTATGCGGCGGGCGACGGCCTGGCCGACGTGCTCGACACCCAGCGCATGGCGTCGCATCTGTGGAGGGTCTACCAGCGCAACGTGCTGGGCGTCTCGAACGGGCAGTTCGGCGCCGTGAACGCCGTGGACACGTCGGGCGAGCCCGTGGCCACCGCGCAGGGAGAAGCGGTGTGGCCCGGGGGGACGTACTACACGGCCTCGCTCATGCACACCATCGGGACGGCCGCCGGCCGCGACGACCTGGTGGCGGCCGCGCTCACGACCGGATACGGCGTGTACCGCACGACGTACGCCGACGACCGGACGGCGTTCTGGTTCGACACGCCCGCGCTGTGGCTCCCCGGGGAGGCGCCCGGTGACCCGATCCGGTACCGCGGCGCCCAGTACCAGCGGAGCCGGGCCGCCTGGGAGCTGCTCGTCGCCATCAAGGACCCGTTCCCACCGGGTTGGAGCCCGTCGGCCTGA
- a CDS encoding YqgE/AlgH family protein, translating to MVRHPSQWGAGRPAADLTGRLLVASTRLGDSNFEGTVTLLLDHGPEGALGVVLNQPTPVPVGEILAPWQEEAERVPPGVVFRGGPVSPDAVIGLARAAAPVEDALGWRSVMASVGTVDLAVGPEAQPVVLAGARLFSGYAGWAPDQLESELGERAWFVLEALESDVFCTDADRLWHDVLRRQGGELSLLAAYPKHPTLN from the coding sequence ATGGTGCGACACCCATCGCAGTGGGGTGCCGGGCGTCCCGCCGCCGACCTCACCGGCCGACTGCTGGTGGCGTCCACGCGGCTCGGTGACTCGAACTTCGAGGGGACGGTCACGCTCCTGCTCGACCACGGGCCCGAAGGGGCACTGGGGGTCGTCCTCAATCAACCCACGCCCGTCCCCGTCGGGGAGATCCTGGCGCCGTGGCAGGAGGAGGCCGAGCGGGTCCCCCCCGGTGTCGTCTTCCGGGGAGGGCCGGTGTCGCCCGACGCCGTGATCGGCCTGGCACGCGCCGCCGCCCCCGTCGAGGATGCCCTGGGATGGCGATCGGTCATGGCGTCGGTCGGCACCGTCGACCTGGCCGTCGGGCCCGAGGCCCAGCCCGTGGTGCTCGCCGGCGCCCGGCTCTTCTCGGGGTACGCGGGCTGGGCGCCCGACCAGCTCGAGTCCGAGCTCGGCGAGCGGGCGTGGTTCGTGCTCGAGGCGCTGGAGTCCGACGTGTTCTGCACCGACGCCGACCGGCTCTGGCACGACGTGTTGCGCCGCCAGGGCGGCGAGCTGTCGTTGCTCGCCGCCTACCCGAAGCACCCGACGCTCAACTGA
- a CDS encoding GNAT family N-acetyltransferase → MTTGRGAPHAVRRAVPSDVDALVEVLARAFDDDPVPRWMFRGDRRRHRGLRAFFRIQIRHTYLERGEVWTTDELAGAAMWAPPGKARAGWRDVANLVPVLPYLVGLGRDTPDAARMLAAVDAARPREHHWYLATLGTDPDHQGSGVGSALLRAVLGRVDAEGLPAYLESSKESNVPFYARHGFGVTGEIHTPRGGPTLWLMWRHPRPPNA, encoded by the coding sequence GTGACGACCGGCCGCGGCGCGCCTCATGCTGTGCGACGAGCCGTCCCGTCCGATGTCGACGCGTTGGTGGAGGTCCTGGCGCGCGCCTTCGACGACGACCCCGTGCCGCGATGGATGTTCCGCGGCGACCGGCGCCGCCATCGTGGCCTGCGCGCCTTCTTCAGGATCCAGATCCGCCACACCTACCTCGAGCGCGGCGAGGTGTGGACGACCGACGAGTTGGCCGGCGCGGCGATGTGGGCTCCGCCCGGCAAGGCGCGCGCCGGGTGGCGCGACGTCGCCAACCTGGTGCCCGTCCTGCCGTATCTGGTGGGACTGGGGCGCGACACCCCCGACGCCGCCCGCATGCTGGCGGCGGTGGACGCCGCCCGGCCCCGCGAGCACCACTGGTACTTGGCGACTCTCGGCACCGATCCCGATCACCAGGGGAGCGGTGTCGGTTCCGCGCTCCTGCGGGCCGTGCTCGGACGCGTGGACGCCGAGGGGTTGCCCGCGTACCTGGAATCGTCCAAGGAGAGCAACGTGCCGTTCTACGCGCGGCACGGCTTCGGGGTCACCGGCGAGATCCACACGCCTCGCGGCGGGCCGACGCTGTGGTTGATGTGGCGCCATCCCCGTCCGCCGAACGCCTGA
- a CDS encoding LysR family transcriptional regulator, producing the protein MEIRHLQALVAVAEQGSFSSAADHLGTVQSNISAHVARLERELASTLVDRSAGRLTAEGEVVVARAYRVLGELDALRADVGALREAVAGNVRMGMIGTTARWLVPMLLAELAENHPRLHLTVADGTTLGLEPQLAAGRFDLAVLTFPVPGRDLVFEPLFDEDIVLVVPVDGDPLSGAERIDLADLERFELLLPAPGTPFRSEIDAAVKPVGVRLRPRAELDGVRLLASLTFEGYGPAVLPATAVPPHLRPRFRLVAVDGLLPRRVGIAQRSRGLPSAPARVVLDTVRQLMAMPDRLPPGLHAIHPEQRTRAEGSLRAVGMPNG; encoded by the coding sequence ATGGAGATCAGGCACCTCCAGGCGCTGGTGGCGGTGGCCGAACAGGGTTCGTTCTCATCGGCAGCCGATCACCTGGGCACCGTCCAGTCGAACATCTCGGCCCACGTGGCCCGTCTCGAGCGGGAGCTGGCCAGCACCCTCGTCGACCGCTCGGCCGGGCGCTTGACCGCCGAGGGAGAGGTCGTGGTGGCCCGGGCCTACCGGGTGCTGGGCGAGCTCGACGCCCTGCGGGCCGACGTGGGCGCCCTGCGCGAGGCCGTGGCCGGGAACGTGCGCATGGGCATGATCGGCACGACGGCCCGCTGGCTCGTGCCCATGCTGCTCGCCGAGCTCGCCGAGAACCATCCCCGCCTCCACCTCACGGTGGCGGACGGCACCACCCTCGGGCTGGAGCCCCAACTGGCCGCCGGGCGCTTCGACCTCGCCGTGCTGACGTTCCCCGTGCCCGGGCGCGACCTGGTCTTCGAACCGCTGTTCGACGAGGACATCGTCCTGGTCGTCCCGGTCGACGGCGACCCGCTGTCGGGCGCCGAGCGCATCGACCTCGCCGACCTGGAGCGCTTCGAGCTCCTCCTGCCCGCTCCGGGCACCCCCTTCCGGTCGGAGATCGACGCCGCGGTGAAGCCGGTCGGCGTGCGGCTCCGGCCCCGGGCCGAGCTCGACGGGGTGCGCCTCCTGGCCTCGCTCACCTTCGAGGGCTACGGCCCCGCCGTGCTCCCCGCCACCGCCGTCCCGCCGCACCTGCGCCCCCGCTTCCGGTTGGTGGCGGTGGACGGGCTCTTGCCCCGGCGCGTCGGCATCGCCCAGCGCAGTCGGGGTCTGCCGTCCGCGCCCGCCCGCGTGGTGCTCGACACCGTGCGCCAGCTGATGGCGATGCCCGACCGCCTCCCCCCCGGGCTGCATGCCATCCACCCCGAGCAACGCACGCGCGCCGAGGGGTCACTGCGCGCCGTGGGAATGCCCAACGGCTGA
- a CDS encoding HAD-IB family hydrolase — MVTDRSPQTHHHNGSADPEDPSVARAAVFVDLDRTLLRGASGLVLSAAMHAEGLFEGRRSVPGERLAYGLYDLMGESLAFMAMVRAAPRFVRGWPVESVCRAGELAAPELAELVQPYAPGVLAEHREAGRLLVLTTTTPVDLITPFATLFGFDHVLATRYARAEGRYTGGIDGGFVWSTGKLAAVRRWAERSSVDMAQSHAYSDSVFDLPLLSAVGRPHAVNPDRRLHAVALVRRWPVERWDRPPGVPKVGGLEPYDILRPWVRPALIPYARFDIDGVTRIPTRGPVILAANHRSYFDVVALAIVAARLGRPVRFLAKRELFDAPVVGQIARALGGIPVDRGSRSDAPLREARRALEAGEVVVILPQGTIPRGRKFFDTVLHGKSGTARLAAMTGAPVIPIGVWGTEAVWPRSARVPDVGNLLHPPPVRVRVGKPVPLGLCDAAADTEAIMSAIAAQLPAEAQRPHQPTAEELARTYPPDHAEK; from the coding sequence ATGGTGACGGACCGCTCGCCGCAGACCCATCACCACAACGGCTCGGCCGACCCCGAGGACCCCTCGGTGGCCCGGGCTGCGGTGTTCGTCGACCTCGACAGGACATTGCTGCGGGGTGCGAGCGGCCTCGTCCTCAGCGCGGCGATGCACGCCGAGGGCCTCTTCGAGGGCCGCCGGTCGGTCCCCGGCGAGCGCCTCGCCTACGGCCTGTACGACCTCATGGGGGAGAGCCTGGCCTTCATGGCGATGGTGCGCGCCGCGCCCCGCTTCGTGCGTGGCTGGCCCGTCGAGTCGGTGTGCCGGGCGGGGGAGCTTGCCGCCCCGGAGCTCGCCGAGCTGGTGCAGCCGTATGCGCCCGGCGTGCTGGCCGAGCACCGCGAGGCCGGGCGCCTGCTGGTGCTCACCACGACGACTCCGGTCGACCTCATCACCCCGTTCGCCACGCTGTTCGGGTTCGACCACGTGCTCGCCACCCGGTACGCCCGCGCCGAGGGCCGCTACACCGGGGGGATCGACGGCGGTTTCGTGTGGTCGACCGGGAAGCTCGCGGCCGTGCGTCGGTGGGCCGAGCGGTCCTCGGTGGACATGGCGCAGAGCCACGCCTACTCCGACAGCGTCTTCGATCTTCCGCTCCTGAGCGCCGTGGGCAGACCCCATGCCGTCAATCCCGATCGACGCCTGCACGCCGTCGCCCTGGTGCGGCGCTGGCCGGTCGAGCGTTGGGACCGTCCTCCCGGTGTTCCCAAGGTCGGGGGCCTCGAGCCCTACGACATTCTGCGACCCTGGGTCCGCCCCGCCCTCATCCCCTACGCCCGCTTCGACATCGACGGGGTCACCCGCATCCCCACCCGCGGGCCGGTCATCCTGGCCGCCAACCACCGCAGCTACTTCGACGTCGTCGCCCTGGCGATCGTGGCCGCGCGCCTCGGCCGCCCGGTGCGCTTCCTGGCCAAGCGCGAGCTGTTCGACGCCCCGGTGGTGGGGCAGATCGCCCGGGCGCTCGGTGGCATCCCCGTGGACAGGGGGAGCCGATCCGACGCGCCGCTGCGCGAGGCCCGGCGCGCCCTGGAGGCCGGGGAGGTCGTCGTCATCCTTCCCCAGGGGACCATCCCCCGCGGCAGGAAATTCTTCGACACGGTGCTGCACGGCAAGTCGGGCACAGCGCGCCTGGCGGCGATGACCGGCGCCCCCGTGATCCCGATCGGCGTGTGGGGGACCGAAGCCGTGTGGCCCCGTTCGGCGCGCGTCCCCGACGTGGGCAACCTGCTGCATCCCCCTCCGGTGCGCGTCCGGGTGGGCAAGCCCGTCCCCCTGGGACTGTGCGATGCCGCCGCCGACACCGAGGCGATCATGTCCGCCATCGCGGCGCAGCTCCCGGCCGAGGCGCAGCGACCGCACCAGCCCACGGCCGAGGAGCTGGCCCGCACCTACCCACCCGATCACGCCGAGAAGTGA
- a CDS encoding MurT ligase domain-containing protein — protein MTGRPVDGVLPLRSRLAGRASVAVSAASRRLRLGGGSVIGGRVGLLIAPDLLAGLTVGRQVALVTGTNGKTTTTRLLAAALGGPDAVATSVAGANLPPGLAAALAAAPLGVPAVLEVDEGYLGRVAAAVHPAVVALLNLSRDQLDRVSEVRMVAARWRAGLSSASGTVVVANADDPLVVWGAQGASRVVWVAAGQLWHQDAVGCPSCEGHIVFGAGGDWWCTCGFRRPRPDAELRGETLVAGDGRHLPVRLALPGRCNRANAAVAAVAAGLLGVDEADALQAMESVGDVEGRFARLVHRGTTVRLLLAKNPAGWTELLDLLEGGTDPVVIGINARIADGHDPSWLWDVPFERLAGRLAVATGERRLDLAVRLRHAGVAHVTVADELAAVTATGAPEVEYVGNYTAFQSLRRRLAPTGPRPGGPPSAGVAPGPAVPPGGAPAGGVPTVWPAATVAAPGMPVRVSVATGDEPDAPAAPAARRARPRAGGTSALRVVVVHPDLLGTYGDGGNGRVLAGRAVWRDIPVELVHALSDAPLPASADVYLLGGGEDGPQVQSAQRLRDGALATAVGAGAVVLAVCAGYQVVGTAFPGADGRPHPGVGLLDVVTVKGTGRRAVGELATEPMPGAADDAPDPVPLETLTGFENHGAVTRLGPGVRPLARVLVGVGNGAGDGADDTDSTDGARAGRVIGTYLHGPALARNPALADLLLAWAVGEAPAPLADDEERALRAQRLEAVGVRGGHRAGSAGDGLRRIRGLLRTRRT, from the coding sequence GTGACGGGGCGGCCCGTCGACGGCGTGCTGCCCCTGCGGTCCCGACTCGCCGGCCGGGCGTCGGTGGCGGTGAGCGCGGCGTCACGTCGGTTGCGTCTGGGCGGCGGGTCGGTCATCGGCGGCCGCGTGGGGCTCTTGATCGCCCCCGACCTCCTGGCCGGGCTGACCGTCGGGCGCCAGGTGGCGCTGGTCACCGGGACGAACGGCAAGACGACCACGACGCGGCTGCTGGCCGCGGCCCTGGGAGGGCCGGACGCGGTGGCCACGTCGGTGGCGGGTGCGAACCTCCCGCCGGGCCTGGCGGCCGCGCTGGCGGCGGCGCCGCTCGGGGTGCCGGCGGTGCTGGAGGTGGACGAGGGGTACCTCGGCCGGGTGGCGGCGGCCGTGCACCCCGCCGTCGTGGCCCTGCTCAACCTGTCGCGCGACCAGCTCGACCGGGTGAGCGAGGTGCGCATGGTGGCGGCACGCTGGCGCGCCGGGCTCTCCTCGGCATCCGGCACGGTCGTCGTGGCCAACGCCGACGACCCGCTCGTCGTCTGGGGCGCCCAGGGTGCGTCACGCGTGGTGTGGGTGGCGGCCGGACAGCTGTGGCATCAGGACGCCGTGGGCTGCCCGTCGTGCGAGGGCCACATCGTCTTCGGCGCCGGCGGCGACTGGTGGTGCACGTGCGGGTTCCGCCGCCCGCGTCCCGACGCCGAGCTGCGCGGGGAGACGCTCGTGGCCGGCGACGGCCGGCACCTCCCGGTCCGGCTGGCGCTCCCGGGCCGGTGCAACCGCGCCAACGCCGCCGTGGCCGCCGTGGCCGCCGGCCTGCTCGGAGTGGACGAGGCCGACGCGTTGCAGGCCATGGAGTCCGTCGGCGACGTCGAGGGTCGTTTCGCCCGCCTGGTGCATCGCGGCACGACGGTGCGGCTCCTCCTGGCCAAGAACCCCGCGGGGTGGACGGAGCTGCTCGACCTCCTGGAGGGCGGCACTGACCCGGTGGTGATCGGGATCAACGCCCGCATCGCCGACGGGCACGACCCGTCGTGGTTGTGGGACGTTCCCTTCGAACGGTTGGCCGGCCGCCTGGCGGTGGCGACCGGTGAGCGCCGGCTCGACCTGGCGGTTCGCCTCCGCCACGCCGGCGTGGCCCACGTCACGGTCGCCGACGAGCTCGCCGCCGTCACGGCGACGGGTGCGCCGGAGGTGGAGTACGTCGGCAACTACACGGCGTTCCAGTCGCTGCGTCGGCGGCTCGCCCCCACCGGGCCCCGACCTGGCGGGCCGCCGAGCGCCGGAGTGGCGCCAGGTCCGGCCGTGCCGCCGGGTGGCGCACCTGCCGGTGGCGTTCCGACCGTGTGGCCGGCCGCGACGGTGGCGGCGCCCGGCATGCCGGTGCGCGTCTCGGTCGCGACCGGTGACGAGCCGGACGCGCCGGCCGCACCCGCGGCCCGGCGCGCGCGCCCCCGAGCGGGGGGAACCTCGGCGCTCCGGGTCGTGGTGGTCCATCCCGACCTGCTCGGGACGTACGGCGACGGGGGCAACGGGCGAGTCCTCGCGGGCCGCGCCGTCTGGCGCGACATACCCGTCGAGCTCGTCCACGCCCTCTCCGACGCGCCGCTTCCCGCAAGTGCCGACGTCTACCTGCTCGGCGGGGGCGAGGACGGTCCGCAGGTGCAGTCGGCCCAGCGGCTGCGCGACGGGGCGCTCGCCACAGCGGTCGGTGCCGGCGCCGTGGTCCTGGCCGTGTGTGCCGGGTACCAGGTCGTCGGCACCGCCTTCCCGGGTGCCGACGGGCGCCCGCACCCCGGTGTCGGCCTCCTCGACGTCGTCACCGTGAAGGGCACGGGTCGTCGCGCTGTCGGCGAGCTGGCCACCGAGCCCATGCCCGGCGCAGCCGACGACGCCCCCGATCCCGTGCCTCTCGAGACGTTGACCGGCTTCGAGAACCACGGGGCGGTCACCCGCCTCGGTCCGGGCGTGCGTCCGCTGGCGCGTGTCCTCGTGGGTGTGGGCAACGGGGCGGGCGACGGGGCCGACGACACGGACAGCACCGACGGGGCGCGGGCCGGCAGGGTGATCGGCACCTACCTCCACGGTCCTGCGCTGGCGCGCAACCCCGCGCTCGCCGACCTCCTGTTGGCATGGGCCGTGGGGGAGGCCCCGGCGCCGCTCGCCGACGACGAAGAGCGGGCGCTTCGGGCCCAGCGCCTGGAGGCCGTCGGCGTGCGCGGCGGCCACCGCGCCGGCAGCGCCGGTGACGGGCTGCGCAGGATACGCGGCCTTCTGCGGACGCGACGGACGTAG
- a CDS encoding methyltransferase: protein MREDGPTDDPARVLALADLATPMALRVAATLRIADQVAGGARTAPALADAVHADADALDRVLRHLVTVGVLGSDGAGGYALTTVGGPLRSDHPHSVRARLDIDGPLGRADQSFVQLLHAVRTGRAGFPAQFGRTFWEDLSADATRTEAFDAMMGADVAAHAPAVVAALDWGTLGHIVDVGGGNGTLVVALLRAFPALHGTVLDLPGAARAAGVVLEEAGLSGRAGAVAGSFFDPLPPGADGYLLCEVLHNWDDAAATAILRRCAEAARPDGRVLVVERVPSDGDAVDTARGLLMLAYFGGRERDLGELTALAARAGLAPVAVHGAGAGSVIELAVTRNEALPGGNGGGHP from the coding sequence GTGCGCGAGGACGGCCCCACCGACGACCCTGCCCGGGTGCTGGCCCTGGCCGACCTGGCGACACCGATGGCGCTCCGGGTGGCGGCCACGCTGCGCATCGCCGACCAGGTGGCCGGCGGGGCGCGGACCGCACCGGCATTGGCCGACGCCGTGCACGCCGACGCGGACGCCCTCGACCGGGTGCTGCGCCACCTGGTCACCGTCGGGGTGCTCGGCTCCGACGGGGCGGGCGGCTACGCGCTGACGACGGTGGGCGGTCCGCTTCGCTCCGACCATCCCCACAGCGTGCGGGCCAGGCTGGACATCGACGGTCCGCTGGGTCGTGCCGACCAATCCTTCGTGCAGCTGCTCCACGCCGTGCGCACGGGGCGGGCGGGGTTCCCGGCGCAGTTCGGGCGCACCTTCTGGGAGGACCTGTCCGCCGACGCGACCCGCACCGAGGCCTTCGACGCCATGATGGGCGCCGACGTCGCTGCCCACGCCCCGGCCGTCGTGGCCGCCCTCGACTGGGGGACGCTCGGCCACATCGTCGACGTCGGAGGTGGGAACGGCACCCTCGTGGTCGCCCTGTTGCGGGCCTTTCCCGCGCTGCACGGCACGGTCCTCGACCTCCCCGGGGCAGCACGCGCCGCCGGTGTCGTGCTGGAGGAGGCAGGTCTGTCCGGCCGGGCCGGCGCCGTCGCCGGGAGCTTCTTCGACCCGCTGCCCCCGGGTGCCGACGGGTACCTGCTGTGCGAGGTCCTCCACAACTGGGACGACGCCGCCGCCACCGCCATCCTCCGGCGTTGCGCCGAGGCCGCTCGTCCGGACGGCAGGGTGCTCGTCGTGGAGCGGGTCCCCTCTGACGGCGACGCCGTCGACACCGCCCGGGGCCTGCTCATGCTCGCCTACTTCGGTGGGCGCGAGCGGGACCTCGGCGAGCTCACGGCGCTCGCAGCCAGGGCGGGCCTCGCGCCAGTGGCAGTGCACGGCGCCGGCGCCGGGTCCGTCATCGAACTCGCCGTCACGAGGAACGAGGCGCTCCCCGGCGGTAACGGCGGGGGGCACCCCTGA